In the Limanda limanda chromosome 1, fLimLim1.1, whole genome shotgun sequence genome, one interval contains:
- the ntrk2b gene encoding neurotrophic tyrosine kinase, receptor, type 2b, with product MDSSAGEHGTARLGSLLLVLMMLGPMWRFGDACPASCTCSISRIVCIDSVPGIEDFPVLTLDDMENITEIYIANQNRLFDMNDNSLRHYINLRNLTVINTRLTSISSDAFFNNTRLQYVNLRDNNLSTLSWRTFQNFNITLPLFLYGNPLDCVCENLWIKLRLAEDIDGQDLRCMDDRGETTAFAKLTPPDCVVPKVELTPKTVTQMRGSNVEAVCTTTGSPLPEILWNLDLLSTQHEIEALETKSTLTLSGLSPDDNGRVIICSAENMVGQTEATLQLNILFAPTIQQLLGPEQNHHWCIPFSVTGNPKPKLEWYQDNKPLEEMDYVHTQIHLSTDTEDHGCLQLVNPTHIHNGVYRLVAKNEYGRDEKKVSAQFIDPPGPDEAVYYYTTDSPLPPLDDSVAVYVVVGIAGVALTGCVLMVIILKCGRNSKFGIKGSSSVISNDDDSASPLHHVSNGNNTPSSSEMGPDAVIIGMTKIPVIENPQYFRNSGSMLKSDTFVQHIKRHNIVLKRELGEGAFGKVFLAECYNLTPDQEKLHVAVKTLKEASESGRADFYREAELLTNLQHEHIVTFYGVCVDSDPLIMVFEYMKHGDLNKFLRSHGPDAVLMSDGQHSLMVELTQSQMLHIAQQIAAGMVYLASQHFVHRDLATRNCLVGENLLVKIGDFGMSRDVYSTDYYRVGGHTMLPIRWMPPESIMYRRFTTESDVWSLGVVLWEIFTYGKQPWYQLSNNEVIECITQGRVLQRPRTCPKEVYDLMLGCWQREPYMRLNIKEIHSMLQSLAKASPVYLDILG from the exons ATGGACTCCAGCGCGGGGGAACATGGcacggctcggctcggctcgctgctgctggtgctgatgaTGCTGGGGCCGATGTGGAGATTTGGCGATGCCTGCCCCGCGTCGTGCACCTGCAGCATCTCAAGGATTGTTTGTATTGATTCCGTGCCGGGGATCGAGGATTTCCCCGTGCTCACGCTGGATGACATGGAGAACATCACCGAGAT ATACATTGCAAATCAGAACAGACTGTTTGACATGAATGACAACAGTTTGAGACACTACATAAACCTCAGAAACCT AACAGTGATAAACACCAGATTGACATCGATATCATCAGATGCATTTTTCAACAACACAAGACTTCAATATGT aAATCTCAGAGACAATAATCTATCCACGCTCTCCTGGAGAACATTTCAGAACTTTAACATAACATTACC GCTCTTCCTGTATGGAAACCCTctggattgtgtttgtgagaactTGTGGATCAAACTGAGGCTCGCAGAAGACATAGACGGCCAGGATCTGAGATGCATGGACGATAGAGGAGAGACGACGGCCTTCGCCAAACTCACTCCACCGGACTGTG TGGTTCCCAAAGTGGAGCTCACCCCAAAGACTGTGACCCAGATGCGGGGGAGCAACGTGGAAGCTGTGTGCACCACCACAGGTTCCCCTCTCCCTGAGATCCTGTGGAACCTGGACCTGCTCTCCACACAACACGAG ATCGAAGCACTGGAAACAAAGAGCACCCTCACCTTGTCAGGCCTGTCTCCTGACGATAATGGCAGGGTGATCATATGCAGCGCTGAGAACATGGTCGGTCAGACGGAGGCCACCCTGCAGCTTAATATCCTCT TTGCCCCCAccatccagcagctgctgggGCCGGAGCAGAACCACCACTGGTGCATCCCCTTCAGCGTGACGGGGAACCCCAAGCCCAAGCTCGAGTGGTACCAGGACAACAAGCCCCTGGAGGAGatggactacgtgcacacgcaGATCCACCTGTCCACCGACACCGAGGACCATGGCTGCCTGCAGCTGGTCAACCCCACGCACATTCACAATGGCGTGTACAGGCTGGTGGCAAAGAACGAGTACGGCCGGGACGAGAAGAAGGTGTCTGCCCAGTTCATCGACCCACCTGGACCAG ATGAGGCCGTCTACTACT ATACTACGG aTTCCCCGCTCCCCCCGTTGGATGACAGTGTTGCT GTGTATGTAGTTGTTGGAATCGCAGGAGTTGCATTGACCGGCTGTGTCCTGATGGTGATCATTCTGAAATGTGGAAGGAACTCCAAGTTTGGTATTAAAg GCTCCTCCTCAGTCATCAGTAATGACGATGACTCCGCCAGCCCTCTTCATCACGTCTCCAATGGCAACAACACCCCGTCGTCCTCGGAGATGGGTCCAGACGCAGTGATCATCGGGATGACAAAGATTCCTGTCATTGAGAACCCACAGTACTTCCGTAACTCCGGCAGCATGCTGAAATCTGACACGT TTGTCCAGCACATCAAGAGACACAACATCGTCCTGAAGCGGGAGCTGGGAGAGGGAGCCTTCGGGAAGGTCTTCCTCGCTGAGTGCTACAACCTGACACCAGACCAGGAGAAGCTCCACGTGGCAGTGAAG ACCCTGAAAGAGGCCAGCGAGAGCGGCCGGGCAGACTTCTACAGGGAGGCCGAGCTGCTCACCAACCTGCAGCACGAGCACATTGTCACCTTCTACGGCGTGTGTGTCGACAGCGACCCCCTCATCATGGTTTTTGAATATATGAAGCATGGGGACCTCAACAAGTTTCTCAG GTCTCACGGTCCTGATGCAGTGCTGATGTCCGACGGTCAACACAGTCTCATGGTGGAGCTCACCCAGTCCCAGATGCTGCACATTGCCCAACAGATTGCGGCTGGCATGGTCTACCTGGCCTCTCAGCACTTTGTCCACAGAGACTTGGCAACCAGGAACTGCCTGGTCGGAGAAAACCTGCTGGTCAAGATAGGGGACTTTGGCATGTCCAGAGACGTTTACAGCACAGACTATTACAGA gtgggCGGTCATACGATGCTGCCGATCCGCTGGATGCCCCCGGAGAGCATCATGTACCGGCGGTTCACCACGGAGAGCGACGTGTGGAGCCTCGGGGTGGTGCTGTGGGAGATCTTCACCTACGGCAAACAGCCCTGGTACCAGCTCTCCAACAATGAG GTGATTGAGTGCATCACCCAGGGCCGCGTGCTGCAGCGGCCTCGCACCTGCCCCAAGGAGGTGTACGACCTGATGCTGGGCTGCTGGCAGAGGGAGCCCTACATGAGGCTGAACATCAAGGAGATCCACAGCATGCTCCAGAGCCTCGCCAAGGCCTCGCCCGTCTACCTGGACATACTGGGCTGA